Within Candidatus Flexicrinis affinis, the genomic segment GAGGACACCCACGCCCACCTGCAGTTCTTGCGCAGCCGCACGCCGTGGCTGTCGTTTGCCGACTGGCAGATGCGCCTTGCCGACGACCTGCCGTGGGACGTCCTGATTTCGACATCCATCGGCCAGATCAACGCCGACCTTGGCGGGCTCATCGTGCAAGGCGTTACCCTGGCGACCGGTGTCGGTGATATCCGTCTTGTTTCGCCCTCGGAAGCGTTCGATCCGGTGCGCGTGCGTTCCGCCGCTGGCGATATCCACGTCATCGTGCCGGAAGGGCAAGCTGCCCGCGTCCACGTCAAGCCGACGCGCTTGTTCCGCGTGCAGGTCAACGAGACGCGCTACCGGGTGCTCGAACCCGGCATCTACGAGGCGATCAAAGCCAATGACGAGTCGCCCCGCGTCGACATCTACCTGCGCGGCACGTTCGGCGACGCCTATCTGTCATGACGCTCGAAATTACGTTTCACCCGGGCACGTACGCCGATATCGAGACGTGCCTGACCATGGATCACACCTGTGAAACGGATCGCGTATGGCAGATGACCCTGCCCCACGGCGATCTCAGTGTGTTTGGCGTAACATTCAAGCAGGAGTTCCTCCCGCGTCCGGTCGAATTGACCCATCAGATCGCACGGCACCGCCTGTACGACAACCCGGACTCCGGGCGACTGTGGGTGGTCGCGCGCAAGTATGAACCGGTTCCTGACCTGTCGCCCGAACCCGAGCCGCTGCCGTTGCCGGTCGAGTACGGCGGCGACTATGATTCCGACAATCCCGAACTGGTCCTGCCGCCGCCACCGCCGCCGCGTCCGCCTGGAATTGGCTACGTGGTCGCGCGCTACGACGACTCGCAGGAGATCGTGTGGATCGACGATCTGGCTGTGGTACCGGCCCTCCGCCGCAAGCGCGTGGCAACC encodes:
- a CDS encoding GNAT family N-acetyltransferase, coding for MTLEITFHPGTYADIETCLTMDHTCETDRVWQMTLPHGDLSVFGVTFKQEFLPRPVELTHQIARHRLYDNPDSGRLWVVARKYEPVPDLSPEPEPLPLPVEYGGDYDSDNPELVLPPPPPPRPPGIGYVVARYDDSQEIVWIDDLAVVPALRRKRVATRLVDGVRQWAREQGAHHLLVALPTKHVPMIQLVTALGLRFCGYSDHYFPNHDIAVFFGLRLARRGRVE